The Prionailurus viverrinus isolate Anna chromosome X, UM_Priviv_1.0, whole genome shotgun sequence genome segment gagttggagttggaggtggaggaggtggagtcggaggaagaggaggagttggaggaggagaaagcagaggaggaggaggggggatacccatctccctcctcctcctcctcctcctctccttcctccttgtcctcctcctgctctgtcctcatTCTGGTCCCCCTGGAGGAGGGGTCTGCTGCTGCCGGGTCCCCGATTCCTCCCCAGAGCCCTCggagctcctgcccctcccccagtgccatGGCAGGCGCTTCGGGGAGCCAGTCCCACCAGGGCTCCAGCAGCCCCGATGAGGAGGGGTCGAGCACCTGGGGGGCCCCGGCAGGGGCCCAGGCCTCGCTCCCAGATGCGCTCTGCGTGAAGGTGGCCGGCCTGGTGCTGCTTCTGCTCCTCAAGTATCGCACCAAGCAGCCGACCACACGGGCGGAGATGCTGGCGGCGGTTAGCCAAGATGACCAGGACCGCTTCCCCGTGATCTTCCGCCGAGCCTGCGAGTATCTGCAGCTGGTCTTTGGAGTCGACGTGAAGGAAGTGGACCCCAGCGAGCGCTCCTACGTCCTGGTCAGCATCCTGGGCCTCAGCTGCGATGGGACGCCGAGTGGTAGGGACGGCATGCCCAAGACCAGCCTCCTGGTGCTGGTCCTATGGGTGATCCTCCTGGAGGACGACCGTGCCCCTGAGGAGGCGGTGTGGGAAGCGCTGGGGGTCATGGGGGTGTATGCCGGCAGGGAGCACGTATTCTATGGGGAGCCCAGGGAGCTGCTGACCGAAGTCTGGGTGCAGGAAGGGTACCTGGAGTACCGGCAGGTGCCCGGCAGCGAGCCCGCACGCTACGAGTTCCTGTGGGGTCCCAGGGCCCACGCAGAAACCAGCGGCGTGCAAGTGCTGCAGCACATCCTGGCGGTCAACAGCAGGCAGCCCGGGTCTCCGTGTCTGTCCAAAGACGCTGTGAGCCATGAGGAAGAGCGGGCCTGAGCCCGAGGGGCAGCCGGGCCCGTTCCCACCTGGGGTCGAGCAGCTTCTCCTGCGGGACACGCAGCCAGGCCACTTCTCCCCTGCGAGTGCGAGCAGAGCGGGCGCTGGGCGTTGTGAGTAGTGGAGGGCCAGGGCGGCTTGGGGGAAAGCGGGGCCAAGCGCACGTTTGGGTGGGTTCTTGTTCTCTGTCTACATGGCCTCGGAAATCGATCTTTGTTTCCTCGAGGAAGTTTTCAGATGTCGTTCCTTGTCATAGAAGGTTTCGTGAGCTTCGGGCTCAGTGTGGGAGCGGCACCCACGCCACAGGTGTTCAAGAGTCAGAGTTGTGCCGTTTGGTGCAACGAGCTGGGAACCCTTCCGTCCTCGTTCGGGATCCAGAAGGGAATCGCGGTGCCTGGGCTGGGCACAGACAGGGATGTCTTGCAAACGTGAAGACCCTGGCAGTAAACGGATGGTTTCAGgacatggagaaataaaagatgttcGTTCTTGCTTCTTGTCCCTTGTCATCTGTCATTCTGGACAAGGGACACAGAGATGTGTGCCTGCCTTTGCTTGGGTCTccaagaaaggaggagacactcGATCTGAGCAGAGGTCCCCAGCTCACTGGGACATTTGTGGCCGGACATTCGCTGAGCTCTGCTCACGCTCAGAAGGGCCCTGTGTTGGCAGTGAGGACACTAGGAGAGGCAGGACACGTCCCACCCATAGGTGACTATCTAGCAGCTGCGGTCCCCATGGGAAGGCAGGGAAAGGTCCCCtaagaggaacagaagaaatgaaagaaggctgAGGCGGTGGGGCTCCAGGGGGGGAGCCCTGCAGTGGAGATGCCCTGCCCGAGCCAGGCTGGCCTGGGATCTCTGTTCAGTGCGATGCCTTCTGGGCAGCTGATCACAATGTagcggggaggggacagtggctgcggtgtgctccctgcctctgtctccaggaAGGCGGGGAGTGAGAGCCTGGGTCTGAGGCGCACAGACTCAGCTGTGCAGAGGGCGGGGGCACGGCCCGAGCCGGTCAGAGTCAAGGTGAGGATCCCGGAAAGGATGGTGACAGAGGTGGGAGCCTCAGTCTGGGATGCCTGGTTCGGGCCGGCAGAGAGAAGGGGCCCGGCCGGGCAGCAAGGCGTGCACGTCGACATGTGAGGGAGCACGGCCGGCCCCCCATCCCGGAATCCAGGTCAGTCCAGCCGGCAGCCCGAGAGACCCCGGCAGGGTGGTCAGGCGGAGCCCTTCTCCCAGCGGGGCTAAGGGTGGTAGACTCGGGGACCCAGAGGGACGGGCCCAGGCTCATCCTGGAGCTGGTGTCTGGACCTGAGGGAGAGCGGTAGGGCCTACtacacccacccaccctgggTAGAGGCGCTCAGGCCCCGCTGAGGCCGGGGTTTCTGGAGAGGGCGGCCGCAGGCTGTGTCCACTCAACCGTACCTCGGTGGTTTGAGGGAGCTGAGGACCttggggtgagggacaggatCCCAGGTAAgaaagggcaggggcacaggCCGGGTGGTGGGTCCAAGAAGGGACATGGGGGGAGGACCGAAGGACTCAGGTCCCtaggacacagagaaggaaccTGCCAGAGTTCGGGCACCCGCGTCCTTCTGTGAAGGGCCATGGGCaggatgggcatctgggtggatgAGTCGGGCCAGACTTCCACAGTGGAGTCTCACAgacacggggtgtgtgtgtgtgtgtgtgtgggcggggggaggcggcTGGGACACCTcaagtgggcagagggcagggcctgggccctGTGGCCATtcttggcgaggatgcagaaggaggacagagggagcCTGGGCCCCTCAACAGAGTCAGTCTGAGCCTTCCgaatgcctgcccctcccccgctgacaTGGCAGGTGCTCCGTGGAGCCAGTCCGATGAGGACCCCAGCAGCCCCGATGAGGAGGGGTCCAGCACCAGAGGGGCCCCAGAAGGAGCCCAGCCCTCGCTCCCAGATGCATTCGGCATGAGGCTGGCTGACCTGGTGGCATTCCTGCTCCTCAAGTATCCCACTCAGCAGCCGACCGACCACACAGGCGGAGATGCTGGTGGCGGTCGGCCAAGATGACCAGGACCACGTCTCCGTGATCTTCCACCAAGCCTGCGAGTATCTGCAGCTGGTCTTTGGTGTTGACGTGAAGGAAGCGGACGCCAGAGACCACTCCTTCTTCCTGGTCACCATCCTTGGCCTGATATGTGATGGGATGCTAAGCAGTAGGCAGGGCATGCCCACGGCCAGCCTCCTGGTGCTGGTCTTGGGGGTGGTCCTCCTGGAGAACAACTGTGCCCCTGAGGAGGGGGTGTGGAACGTGCGGGCTACCAACTGAGGCCTACTCTGATGACAATGTGACCTAGGGGCAAGAAATCAGGATGTGTCATCAGGGCATTACGTGAGCAGCACCAACTAACCAGCGGGatcagttggaagagaccaaagtgggaagtGTGTGGCCACCATGAATAAAAGGGGAGCTAACAACTGAAAACCAACTCTGAGAACAACGTGacttgggggcaagaaaacaggactttcTTTTGGGGcttatctgagcaggaccaactaaccagatGGAACAGTTGgaaaagaccaaagcagaaagtgggggggaggggctaccAACTGGGATCCTACTCTGAGGACCACTTGATTTAGAggacaagaaaacaggactcttttctCGGGCCTAAATGCACAGggccaactaaccagcaggaataTTTGGTGGAGACCAAAGATGGGagtgtgtgctggggaggggtggctggaaTAAAACGGGGGCTACCAACTggaaccctactctgaggacaacttgacctggggGAAAGATAAAAGGACTCATTGTTGTGGCCTATTTGAAGAGGACCAACTAACCGGCAGGAGCACGTGGAAGAGACCGAGGCGGAACTTTGTTGGCGGTAGGAATAAACGGGGGGCTGCCAACTGAGAAACTACTCTGAGGGCAACTTGAACTGGGGGCAAgagaacaggactctttgttggggcctcTCTGAGCAGGAACACCTAATCAGCAGGACCAgtaggaagagaccaaagcagaaactgtgaggggggcagcaggaataaaagggggcaaCCACCTGAAACCATTCTCTGAGTAGAACTTTACCTGGGGGCAAGAAAaaaggactctttgttggggcctatctgtgCCGGAGCAACTAACCAGCATTAACATTTCGAAGAGACCAATGCAGGAAGTGGGGGAAACGAATAAAAGGGAAGGCAACCATCTGAGACCCTATCCTGAACATAATTTGACCCGGTGGCAAGAAACCAGGACTACTGGTGTGTgtctatctgagcaggaccaactaagaagcaggaacagttggaggaGACCACAGcgggaagagtggggaagggaacaaAGGGGGACTAAAAGCTGAAACCCTACTTTGAAGACACCTTGACCTGGGGCATGAAAATAGGACTCTttcttggggcctatctgagccgGACCATCCAACCAAAAGGAACagatggaagagaccaaagcagcaaGTGGAAGCAATAAAGGGGgcctaccaactgagaccctactctcaGGACAATTTGACCTGGGGGCAAGTCAACAGGACTCTTTGCTGGGGCCtatctgagtaggaccaactaaccagcggGAACAGTTGCAAGAGACCAAAgcgggaagtggggaggggcaggaataaaaggggtgcTACCAAGTGAAACACTACTCTGAGGACAATTAGACATAGGGGGCAggaaaacaggactcttggtgGTGCCTATCTGAGCAGAACCAACTCATCAGGAACATTTGgaggagaccaaagcaggaagtgtgtgtgtgtgtgtgtgtgtgtgtgtgtgttggggggtggcagGAATGAAAGTGGGGCTACAAACTGAAAACCAACTCTGAGGACAAATTGACCTGGGGGAAGAAAATCAGTCTTTGTCGGGGCCTATCAGAGCAGGTCCAATTAACCAGAAGGAACTGTTGGAAGACATCAAAGTGGGAATTGGGGGAGGACAAGAATAAAAGGAGGGTACAAACTCAGACACTACTCTGAGGATAACTTGACCGAGGGGGCATGAAAACATAACTCTTTGTTCGCCCTATCTGAGCAGGAACAATTAACCGGCAGGGAcatttggaagagaccaaagtgggaagtGAGGAGGCAGGAATAAAAGACGGGTACCCCCTgaaaccctactctgaggactcCTTGACCAGAGAGCAAGAATATAGGACTTTTTGTTGGGGCTTATCTGAGCAGAACCAACTAACAAGCAGGAATACTTGGAAAAGACCAAAGCAAAATGTGTGGGGTGAGGCTGCGAGTATAAAgggggggctaccaactgagaccctacctTGGGGACAGCTTCATCTAGGCGGCAAGAAAATAGGACTTTTCGTTGGGGCCTAAGCAGAGCAAGGAACCAGCAGGGACATCTGGAGCAGACATAAGCGGGAAGTTGGGATGTGCAGGAATAAAGGCAGGGCTACTGCCTGCAActctactctgaggacaacttgacttgGGGGCAAAAAACCAGGACTCtgtgttggggcctatctgagcaggatgTACTCATCAGCAGGAACAATTGGACGAGACCAATGCAGGAAgtgcggggggtgggcagaagttgggggggggctaccaactgagaccctactctgagggcAACTTAacctagggggcaagaaaactGGACTCTGTGTTGGGACATAggtgagcaggaccaactaactagAAGGAACAGTTAGAAGAGACCAAATagggaagtgtgtgtggggtgggaaTAAAAGGGGAGCAACCAACTGAGACCcgactctgaggacaacttgactcaggaggcaagaaaacaggactctatGTTGGGGGCCTACCTGACCAGGAACAACTAACCAACAGgagcagttggaagagaccaaagcgagaagtgagggaggggcaggaataaaagggggactACCAACTGAGAActtactctgaggacaacttgtcctggggcaagaaaacaggactcttggcTGGGGCCTATCTAAGCAGGACCagctaaccagcaggaacagttggaagagagcaagcgggatgtgggggtggggcagttaTAACAGGGGGGCTAAAAACTGAGACCcgactctgaggacaacttgacctatgGGACAAGAAATCAGGACTCTAAGTTGGGGCCTATGTGAGCAGGACCACCTAAGCAGTAGGAACATTTGGAAGAGAACAATGCAGGAAatgtgggggggggtgcgggaaTAAAAGcagggctaccaactgagaccctactctgaggacaacttgacctagggagtaagaaaacaggactcttctttggggcctatctgagcaggaccaactaagcagcaggaactgttggaagagaccaaagcaggaagtagggggtacaggaataaaagggggctaacaactaagaccttactctggggacaacttgacctagggggcaagtaaagaggactctttgttgggcccTATCTGAGCAAGACCAAGTAACCAGCAGGAATAGTTGGAAGAGATCAAagtgggaagtgggggagagagaataaaagggggGGCTACAAACTGAAACGCTACTCTGAGGACATCTTGATCTGGAAGAACCGATCTTgatcaagaaaacaggactctttgttgggactaTCTGAGGAGGGCCAGCTCACCAGTAGGAACAGTTGTTAGACAGCCAAGCAGAACGTGTGCAGAAGGGTtaggaataaaaggggaggctaccaactgagaccatACTCTGAGGACAACTAGACCTAGGGGGCAAGGAAACAGGACTCTTTGCTGCGGCCTATCTAACAAGGCCCAACTaatcagcaggaacagttggagaaGACAGAAGCTTGAAGCAGGGTGGCAGCGTTAAGGTGGGGCTACCAACTAAGGCCTTACTCTGAGGACCATGTAATCTGgggccaagaaaacaggactctttgttgggactaTCTGAGGAGGCCCAGCTCACCGGTAGGAACAGTCGTTAGACAGCCAAGTAGAACATGTGCAGAAGggtaggaataaaaggggggccaccgactgagaccctactctgaagACAACTCGACATAGGGGACAAGAAAACAGGACTATTGGTGCCGGCCtatctgagtaggaccaactaactAACAGGAACagctggaagagaccaaagcaggattggggggcaggaaaaaagggaggcTGCCAACTGAGAACCTGTTCTTCAGACAAGTTGGCATTGGGGGCAAGAAACAGGGCTCTTAGTTGGGACCtacctgagcaggaccaactaaccagcaggaccagctggaagagaccaaagcgggAAGCGTGGGGGGAGAAAACAATAGGGGGGCCACAAACTGAAACCCTACTCGGAGGAGAACTTGACCTGGGGcaagaagaaaacaggactcttttggggggcctatctgagcaggagtAACCAACCAGCAGGAAAAATTGGATTAAACCAAAGGAggaagtggtggtggggggggggcggaataaaTGGGGAAGCTAcaaactgagaccctactctgcaGAAAACTTGACCTAGAGGGCAAGAAAATAGGACATTTTCTTGGGGCCTATCTGAAGACaaccaactaaccagcagatACAGTTGGAACATACCAAAGCAGGCAGAGGGGGGTGGCAGGAATAGAAGGGGTACAACCAACAGAGACCATACTCTGAGGATAACTTCATCTAGGGGTCATGAGAAATGGACTCTTTGTTGCGGCCCGTCTGAGAAGaaccaactaaccagcagatACAGTTGGAACAGACCAATGCGGCAGGTGTTTGGTGGAGGCAATCAAAGGGGGTCTACCAACTGAGGACCTACTGTGAGATCAACTTGacctagtgggaaaaaaaaaccaggactCTTTTttgggcctatctgagcaggaccaactaaccagcaggaacagttggaagagaccaaagctgGAAGTGTGTGAGGGGgtgcaggaataaaaaggggcTACCAGCTgaaaccctactctgaggacaaacTGACATGGGGGCAAGAAAACAAGACTCTTTGTTGGAGTCTATCTGAACAGGACCAACTGACCAGCAGGAACCTTTGGAGCAGATCAAAGCTGGAAGTGAGGGGAGGCATCAATAAAAgtggggctaccaactgagaccctactctgaggaccatTTGACCTGGAGCAAGAAAACAGAACTCTTTGTTGGGGCTTATCTGACCAGGAACAACTAACCGGCAGgagcagttggaagagaccaggaagtggggagggcaggTATAAAAGAGGgcctaccaactgagaccctgcTCTGAGGATAACTTGATCTGGGGGCATGAAAACAGGAccctttgttggggcctatcttaGCAGGACCAATGAACCAATAGCAGCAGTTGtgagagaccaaagcaggatgtGGGGATGCGGGAGAAAAAGGGAggcaaccaactgagaccctactctgaggacaaattgacctagggggcaagaaaacaggactcttgttTCGGGCCTACACGAGCAGGACCAACTCACCAGCAGGAACCATTACGAGAGAAGACATGAGGAAGTGTGGGTAAGGGGGtggcaggaataaaaagggggctaCCGACAGAAACCCTACTTTGAGGACAACATGACATAAGGACATGAAAATAGGACTGATTGTTGCGGCCTAcctgagtaggaccaactaaccagcaagAACTGTTGGCCCAGGaataaagggggtggggggctaacaactaagaccttactctggggacaacttgacctagggggcaagtaaagaggactctttgttgggcccTATCTGTGCAAgaccaactaagcagcaggaataggtggaagagaccaaagcaggaagtgggggagagagaataaaagggggGCTATAAACTGAAACGCTACTCTGAAGACAACTTGACATGGGGGTAAGAAAATgggactctttgttgggactaTCTGAGGAGGACCAGCTCACCAGTAGGAACAGTTGTTAGACAGCTAAGCAGAAAGTGTGCAGAGGGGGTAGGAATAAAAGGGGGCTTAcaaactgagaccctactctgaggacaacttggcCTAGGGGGCAAGGAAACCGGACTCTTTGCTGCAGCCTATCTAACAAGGCCCAACTAATCAGCAGGAACAGTTGCAGAAGACAAGAGCTTGAAGCGGGGTGGCAGCATTAAAGTGGGGCTACCAACTAAGGCCCTACTCTGAGGACCATGTAACCTGgggccaagaaaacaggactctttgttggggcctatctgagcaggaccaagttACCAAAgtagttggaagagaccaaagggGGAAGTGTGTGGGGGCAGGAACAAAAGGGGGACTACCAACGGAAACACACCTCTGAGGAAAACATGCCCTgggggcaaggaaacaggaatttgggggggggggttctgagtaggaccaactacCTAGAGGGAACAGTTGGAGGGGACCAAAGCAGGCATTGTGTGGGTGAGGCAGCAGGAATAAAAGTGGGGCTGCCAACTGAAACCCTACTTTGAGGACAAATTGACCAGGGGGCAAGAAAATAGGAGTCTTTATTGGGGTCTAcctgagcaggaccaagtaagcagcaggaactgttggaagagaccaaagcaggaagtagggggtgcaggaataaaaggggacgCCAACAACTAAGACCTTACTCTGGGGACAATttgacctagggggcaagtaattaggactctttgttgggcgTATCTGCGCAGgaccaactaagcagcaggaaTAGTTGGAAGGGACGGAAGCAGGAAGTGTGGGAGAGGGAATAAAAGAGGGCCTACCAACTGAAACCCTACTCCGAGGACAACTTGACTTGGGGGCAAGAAAATAGGACACTTTGTAGGGACTATCTGAGGAGGACCAACTCACCAGTAGGAACAGGTGTTAGATAGCTAAGCAGAAAGTGTGCGAAGGGGGTaggaataaaaagggggctaCCTACTGATATGCTTCTCTGAAGACAATGtgacctagggggcaagaaaacagggctCTTTCCTGGGGCCTATCTTAGCAGGATCAACTAACCAGCCTGAGCAGTTGAAGAGACCACCTAGGGAAGTGTCGGGTGGAGCAGGAATAAAACTGGGGCACCCAAAGGAAACCCTACTCTGAGGGAAACTGGGCCTCGGGGGCAAGAAAAGAGGACTCTTTCTTGGGGCCcatctgagtaggaccaactaaccatCAGGAATAGTTGtaagagaccaaagcagaaagtgggaggaggcagaaataaaaggggggctatcatctgagaccctactctgaggacaacttgacttaggggacaagaaaataggactctatttggggcctatctgagcaggacc includes the following:
- the LOC125156865 gene encoding melanoma-associated antigen 9-like, with product SEEEEELEEEKAEEEEGGYPSPSSSSSSSPSSLSSSCSVLILVPLEEGSAAAGSPIPPQSPRSSCPSPSAMAGASGSQSHQGSSSPDEEGSSTWGAPAGAQASLPDALCVKVAGLVLLLLLKYRTKQPTTRAEMLAAVSQDDQDRFPVIFRRACEYLQLVFGVDVKEVDPSERSYVLVSILGLSCDGTPSGRDGMPKTSLLVLVLWVILLEDDRAPEEAVWEALGVMGVYAGREHVFYGEPRELLTEVWVQEGYLEYRQVPGSEPARYEFLWGPRAHAETSGVQVLQHILAVNSRQPGSPCLSKDAVSHEEERA